A window of the Henckelia pumila isolate YLH828 chromosome 3, ASM3356847v2, whole genome shotgun sequence genome harbors these coding sequences:
- the LOC140890382 gene encoding glucose-6-phosphate/phosphate translocator 2, chloroplastic-like: MAFSANQLYSSTTTSTFVEDLRKIQHVSVSRIQNFSPSKNINTLPHNRPLYISAASGFGYANINETADESKKSRQPSIQCNAYEARRAHSFPISIEFDQENAAQKLKIGVYFATWWALNVVFNIYNKKVLNAFPFPWLTSTLSLAAGSIIMLISWATRVAQAPETDLQFWKNLLPVAVAHTIGHVAATVSMSKVAVSFTHIIKSGEPAFSVLVSRFLLGETFPMPVYLSLLPIIGGCALSAATELNFNLTGFMGAMVSNLAFVFRNIFSKRGMNGKSVGGMNYYACLSMLSLAILTPFAIAMEGPQLWAIGWQQAVSQIGPNFIWWVVAQSVFYHLYNQVSYMSLNEISPLTFSVGNTMKRISVIVSSILIFNTPLQPVNALGAAIAISGTFLYSQAKQ; the protein is encoded by the exons ATGGCCTTCTCTGCGAACCAGTTGTATTCCTCTACAACAACATCGACTTTCGTTGAAGATTTACGCAAAATCCAACACGTTTCCGTTTCAAGAATCCAAAACTTCTCCCCTTCCAAAAACATAAACACACTACCACACAACAGGCCGCTGTACATTTCCGCCGCCAGCGGATTCGGCTACGCCAATATTAATGAAACAGCGGACGAGTCGAAAAAATCTCGACAACCCTCGATTCAATGTAACGCGTACGAAGCCCGTCGGGCGCATTCGTTCCCGATAAGCATCGAATTCGATCAGGAGAACGCGGCCCAGAAGCTGAAGATTGGCGTGTATTTCGCCACTTGGTGGGCTTTGAATGTGGTTTTCAATATATACAACAAGAAGGTGTTGAATGCTTTCCCTTTCCCATGGCTCACTTCCACTCTCTCCCTCGCCGCTGGATCTATCATCATGTTGATTTCTTGGGCTACTCGGGTTGCCCAGGCTCCCGAAACCGACCTCCAGTTCTGGAAAAACTTGTTGCCT GTCGCGGTGGCGCACACGATCGGGCATGTGGCTGCAACAGTGAGCATGTCGAAAGTTGCGGTTTCTTTCACGCACATAATCAAGAGCGGGGAGCCAGCTTTCAGTGTTCTGGTTTCGAGATTCCTGCTCGGGGAAACCTTCCCCATGCCCGTCTACCTCTCTCTGCTGCCGATCATCGGCGGCTGTGCCCTTTCTGCAGCTACTGAACTCAACTTCAATCTCACCG GATTTATGGGGGCGATGGTGTCGAATCTGGCATTCGTTTTCAGAAACATATTCTCCAAAAGGGGAATGAATGGGAAATCCGTCGGAGGAATGAATTACTACGCTTGTCTCTCTATGTTGTCACTTGCGATACTTACTCCCTTCGCCATTGCAATGGAGGGTCCCCAATTATGGGCGATTGGATGGCAACAAGCTGTCTCTCAAATTGGCCCCAATTTTATAtg GTGGGTGGTGGCACAGAGTGTATTCTATCACCTATACAATCAAGTATCGTACATGTCTTTGAATGAGATTTCTCCACTGACGTTTAGCGTGGGGAATACGATGAAGAGAATTTCAGTGATAGTTTCCTCTATATTGATCTTCAACACTCCTCTTCAGCCTGTCAATGCTCTTGGTGCCGCCATTGCAATCTCCGGCACTTTCCTCTATTCTCag GCTAAGCAGTGA